Proteins from a single region of Butyrivibrio fibrisolvens:
- a CDS encoding sugar phosphate nucleotidyltransferase: MKNKFDLFVPGRLCIIGEHSDWAGIHRMTNSDIVPGQAIVTGIEQGIYATVEKADHFIVESPLAMYHGESLCCEMDTDKLLEVAYKGGFFSYVAGVASYINENYHVEGLKITITRMDLPIKSGLSSSAAICVLVARAFNRMYNLHLNTMGEMRVAYNGEQRTPSRCGRLDQACAYGVNPVRMFFDGTEVSVKTLTVKTPLYFVVANLNAGKDTVKILADLNKCFPFAQNEIEKDVQQALGKDNVFYIEKACDAIEKGDAKALGQVMIDFQNNFDTKVAKACPDQLTAPVLHEVLKDETLNSLSYGSKGVGSQGDGTVQFLAKDEESQKAIIEYLKDVKHMDGFPLTLRPKKAVRKAIIPVAGFGTRLFPTTKAIKKDFFPILDTDGILKPVLLILLEQLVEADIEDICLVIGEEERPLYDMFFARLSSENYDKLSDEKKQYQNLLMSLANRITYVYQKERKGFGHAVYQCREFTGDEPVLLLLGDMIYRSNTSLNCMQQMIDAYENCGLPMISMHTVDPEDVVHYGIMHGQWENSEQRLLKLDEIKEKPTVDYAKEYLNVPTKNCDENYYAVFGQYILTKEVFDNLEKNIKNNVLESGEIQLTTALEQTRNDVGMVGFVVDGKSYDVGLPEEYVKTISTYNKI, encoded by the coding sequence ATGAAAAATAAATTCGATTTATTCGTCCCTGGACGTCTGTGTATCATTGGTGAACACAGTGACTGGGCCGGAATACACAGAATGACCAATTCTGATATCGTACCTGGTCAAGCAATAGTAACCGGTATCGAGCAGGGAATATACGCAACAGTAGAAAAGGCTGACCATTTCATCGTTGAAAGTCCCCTTGCAATGTATCACGGAGAATCTCTTTGCTGCGAGATGGATACCGATAAGCTTCTTGAGGTTGCTTATAAGGGCGGATTCTTTTCTTATGTAGCCGGTGTTGCATCATATATCAATGAGAATTATCACGTTGAAGGTCTCAAGATCACAATAACCAGAATGGATCTTCCCATTAAGAGCGGCCTTTCAAGCAGCGCCGCTATCTGCGTTTTAGTAGCAAGAGCTTTCAATAGGATGTACAATCTCCACCTCAATACCATGGGCGAGATGAGAGTTGCATACAACGGCGAGCAGCGCACCCCGTCCAGATGCGGCCGACTTGATCAGGCGTGTGCATATGGCGTTAATCCTGTCAGAATGTTTTTTGACGGAACAGAAGTCAGCGTTAAGACTCTTACTGTTAAGACGCCGCTGTACTTCGTGGTTGCCAATCTGAATGCCGGCAAGGACACAGTAAAGATTCTCGCGGATCTCAACAAGTGCTTCCCTTTTGCCCAGAATGAGATAGAAAAAGACGTTCAGCAGGCTCTTGGTAAAGATAATGTCTTCTACATTGAAAAAGCCTGTGACGCGATTGAAAAGGGCGATGCCAAAGCTCTCGGCCAGGTCATGATCGATTTCCAGAATAACTTTGATACAAAGGTTGCCAAGGCATGTCCCGACCAGCTTACAGCGCCTGTTCTTCACGAGGTATTAAAGGATGAGACATTAAATAGTCTTTCATACGGCTCTAAGGGCGTAGGTTCTCAGGGTGATGGAACAGTTCAGTTTCTTGCCAAGGATGAGGAAAGCCAGAAGGCCATAATAGAATATCTTAAAGATGTAAAGCATATGGACGGATTCCCTCTTACTCTTAGACCTAAGAAGGCTGTTCGTAAAGCAATCATCCCTGTGGCAGGTTTTGGGACAAGGCTCTTCCCTACAACCAAGGCTATCAAGAAAGACTTTTTCCCAATCCTTGATACGGATGGAATATTAAAGCCTGTTCTTCTTATCCTGCTTGAACAGCTTGTTGAAGCTGATATAGAAGATATCTGTCTTGTCATCGGCGAAGAAGAAAGACCTTTATACGATATGTTTTTTGCCAGACTCTCATCAGAAAACTATGATAAGCTCTCGGATGAGAAGAAACAGTACCAAAACCTTCTTATGAGCCTTGCCAACAGGATCACATACGTATACCAGAAGGAAAGAAAAGGCTTCGGCCATGCAGTATATCAGTGCAGAGAATTCACAGGCGATGAGCCCGTACTCCTTCTCCTTGGCGATATGATCTACAGATCAAACACATCACTTAACTGTATGCAGCAGATGATAGATGCCTACGAGAACTGCGGACTTCCAATGATCAGTATGCACACAGTTGACCCCGAAGATGTCGTCCACTACGGAATAATGCACGGACAGTGGGAAAATAGTGAGCAAAGGCTTCTGAAACTCGACGAGATCAAAGAAAAGCCAACAGTGGATTACGCTAAGGAATATCTGAATGTTCCTACTAAAAACTGTGATGAGAACTACTACGCAGTCTTTGGACAGTATATCCTTACCAAGGAAGTATTTGATAATCTTGAGAAGAATATCAAAAACAACGTCCTCGAAAGTGGCGAGATCCAGCTTACAACAGCCCTTGAACAGACAAGAAATGATGTTGGAATGGTTGGCTTCGTAGTTGATGGTAAGTCCTATGATGTCGGACTTCCTGAAGAGTATGTAAAGACAATAAGTACATATAATAAAATATAA
- a CDS encoding glycoside hydrolase family 88 protein, whose product MQNPDKTIAVEKETITQLKNINKKSLKQRCKNLAKKLMGRAADPKDMIFWPAGMLLLGLTEIRDDQLNASVRKESCIEAVEEYHALWTSRQGGRVRFVDDALAGFSLLRMYEITADGKYLDSAHRIFSFLKDTAKDSERSIIYNVSGRDDFILADGVGMTALFLSYYGSVLKGLDVEDEAREAFDLAALQLINFRKNGCDSKTHLPYHAYSLTKGKLGILGWGRAVGWILMGVAGCAMYLPEDHEHRQTIMEWAKELVETAISYQRSDGAIAWDLPCMEGHVDSSATGMIGWSIKKIGSVMTDGLVESEDVLDKLDKALLYLTESSGKVIDSLSPCEDLAVHRQVYGTNAWGQGAVLACLKAK is encoded by the coding sequence ATGCAAAATCCGGATAAGACTATAGCTGTTGAAAAAGAAACTATTACCCAGCTAAAGAATATTAATAAAAAGTCTTTAAAACAAAGGTGCAAAAATCTGGCTAAAAAGCTCATGGGAAGGGCAGCAGACCCTAAAGATATGATCTTTTGGCCTGCAGGTATGCTCCTTCTGGGACTTACTGAGATCAGAGATGATCAGCTAAATGCAAGTGTCAGAAAAGAATCCTGCATAGAAGCGGTTGAAGAATATCATGCCCTGTGGACATCAAGGCAAGGTGGACGAGTTCGTTTTGTAGACGATGCACTTGCAGGTTTTTCTCTACTGCGAATGTATGAGATTACTGCTGATGGTAAGTACCTTGATTCAGCTCATAGGATTTTTTCTTTTCTAAAAGATACAGCCAAGGATAGTGAAAGATCGATCATTTATAATGTTTCAGGACGAGATGATTTTATCCTTGCAGATGGAGTTGGTATGACAGCTCTTTTTCTGTCATATTATGGATCTGTTTTAAAAGGTCTTGATGTTGAAGATGAAGCTAGGGAGGCTTTTGATCTGGCGGCTCTTCAGCTTATAAATTTTAGAAAAAACGGATGCGACTCAAAAACACATCTTCCCTATCATGCATACAGCCTTACAAAAGGTAAGCTTGGAATATTGGGCTGGGGACGCGCTGTCGGCTGGATTTTGATGGGAGTTGCAGGTTGTGCCATGTATCTTCCTGAAGATCATGAGCACAGACAAACTATCATGGAATGGGCTAAAGAGCTTGTAGAAACAGCTATATCTTATCAAAGAAGCGATGGAGCTATTGCCTGGGATCTTCCCTGCATGGAAGGTCATGTTGATTCATCTGCAACAGGGATGATAGGATGGAGCATTAAGAAAATAGGTTCTGTTATGACAGATGGTTTGGTAGAATCAGAAGATGTTCTTGATAAGCTGGATAAGGCATTATTGTATCTTACAGAAAGCAGCGGCAAGGTTATAGATTCCTTAAGCCCGTGCGAAGACCTCGCTGTACATAGACAGGTCTATGGCACAAATGCCTGGGGACAGGGAGCAGTGCTTGCCTGTCTTAAAGCAAAATAG